A single Anopheles maculipalpis chromosome 3RL, idAnoMacuDA_375_x, whole genome shotgun sequence DNA region contains:
- the LOC126564945 gene encoding cell division cycle protein 123 homolog, protein MLIRNIELEKQACMLVNWYELFEKDTIKSCIIPVPDDVLAYLRQDILILPQECSNFTDVSTGEGFQTTHYDAFDERFGSDGADAEAEEEDDEQQPTFPAFSQTLKDAIGSLGGNAFLKTDWHCPKDAQWITLGQSLCVRDITDIYQLLKASSFSKEDFRERSTVNDSGYHIVLKKWRDIHPGSEFRCFVRNGSLVAISPRHWPSYHEHIARERTEIVSDIVSLFKEKIKDTFPLKDYVFDVYRPGKDKVIIMDFSLYGKGHSDSLAFDYDQLDDEALVATIEEEDEPEFRYLPNDCGIQPIKRNVYGFPQDFRNFFQGATTSEGAGGDSNNLVNRLIEQCNLQQLHDNEES, encoded by the exons ATGCTGATCCGTAACATTGAGCTCGAAAAGCAAGCCTGCATGCTTGTGAATTGGTACGAGCTTTTTGAGAAAGATACGATCAAGTCATGCATAATCCCGGTGCCGGATGATGTACTAGCGTATCTGCGGCAAGATATACTCATTCTGCCGCAAGAATGTTCCAACTTCACCGATGTGAGCACCGGCGAAGGATTCCAAACCACACACTACGACGCGTTCGATGAGCGGTTCGGTAGTGATGGTGCTGACGCTGAGGCAGAAGAGGAGGACGACGAACAACAGCCCACATTTCCAGCCTTTTCGCAAACACTTAAGGACGCGATTGGCAGCTTAGGAGGGAATGCTTTTTTGAAGACGGACTGGCACTGCCCGAAGGATGCACAGTGGATAACGCTTGGGCAATCGCTATGCGTTCGGGACATAACCGACATTTATCAGCTTCTGAAAGCGTCCAGCTTTAGCAAGGAAGACTTCCGCGAACGTTCCACCGTAAACGACAGTGGGTATCATATTGTGTTGAAGAAGTGGCGAGACATTCACCCAGGTTCGGAGTTTCGATGCTTCGTGCGCAATGGATCACTGGTGGCAATTTCTCCCCGACATTGGCCCTCGTATCATGAGCACATAGCGCGCGAAAGGACGGAAATTGTGAGCGATATTGTGTCGCTGTTTAAGGAAAAGATTAAGGACACTTTTCCACTTAAGGATT ATGTGTTCGACGTGTATCGCCCCGGGAAGGATAAGGTCATTATAATGGATTTTTCACTGTATGGCAAGGGACATTCCGACAGTTTGGCGTTCGATTACGATCAGCTGGATGATGAGGCACTGGTAGCAACAATCGAGGAAGAGGATGAACCGGAATTCCGCTATCTGCCGAACGATTGCGGGATTCAACCGATTAAGCGCAACGTGTACGGATTTCCACAGGATTTCCGGAACTTTTTTCAGGGCGCTACTACGTCGGAGGGTGCCGGAGGTGACAGCAATAATCTGGTGAATCGATTGATCGAACAGTGCAATCTGCAGCAGCTGCATGATAATGAAGAATCTTAA
- the LOC126564581 gene encoding phosphorylated adapter RNA export protein codes for MMEHETLNLPSPKGDLEEGELSDSDSDGYTPLARPEQTKNEFASVSVSLPRQMDIVSDEHDDDELHQEKSDSDGSSDESGSGNIRLGSICFPKRMRGHPARISGLKRSLHPTVSSTVSSNASVPPRATTTAAIAGRPNKYNIWTESLQEDTLMETMRGCDVTANGMRNRDVESYDYKLRERLQSGNAFERLKRRQSNSDDSDGYAGGGKRMRTSHSSYPEQVENRERRGSVKDRIGKRNTSTDSNSDDCAQNAPRFDFRHIPDLNVEEDCTSEQFGIELAGKLNETHTDLMVRVVEALGKEIPLKLFKETQKIEADGGMLVMKGWRRRTPGGVFLFLLKHCEQVDPELKKTIFQEDKKAKQKEWKLTKSLNRDKKVEELKKTLNRQVATNDAEQPSLPIMSHLKAETHSTLSNPPPSPVGEENFEGGSDFEARNIHVNVTTSPEKPLHTADKDLDVCPEDTCRLLLPDGPTPLRSLTSYQEDCLDITCDDMDLF; via the exons ATGATGGAACACGAGACTCTTAATTTGCCGAGCCCGAAAGGCGACCTGGAAGAGGGAGAA ttatCCGATAGCGATAGCGATGGATACACTCCCCTGGCCCGTCCGGAGCAGACCAAGAACGAGTTTGCATCCGTCTCCGTTAGTTTGCCGCGGCAAATGGACATCGTCTCGGATgagcatgacgatgacgagctGCATCAGGAGAAAAGTGATTCCGATGGTAGTTCGGATGAAAGCGGCAGTGGCAACATACGGCTCGGATCGATCTGCTTCCCGAAACGAATGCGAGGACACCCAGCACGGATCAGTGGCCTTAAAAGATCGCTCCATCCGACGGTTTCCAGCACCGTTTCGAGCAACGCAAGTGTTCCGCCCCGTGCTACCACCACGGCTGCTATTGCTGGCCGACCGAACAAGTATAACATATGGACGGAAAGTCTACAGGAGGACACCCTGATGGAAACGATGCGAGGTTGCGATGTGACAGCGAACGGGATGCGGAACCGGGATGTGGAATCGTACGATTATAAACTACGCGAACGGTTGCAGAGTGGAAATGCATTCGAACGACTAAAACGTCGCCAATCGAATTCGGATGATTCGGATGGATATGCTGGTGGTGGGAAGCGTATGCGAACGTCGCACAGTTCGTACCCGGAACAGGTGGAGAATCGAGAACGGCGGGGCAGTGTAAAGGATCGAATCGGCAAACGAAATACCAGTACCGATAGTAATAGTGACGACTGTGCACAAAATGCTCCAAG ATTCGATTTCAGGCACATACCAGATCTGAATGTGGAGGAGGACTGTACCAGCGAGCAGTTCGGGATAGAGCTAGCGGGCAAGCTGAACGAAACTCACACGGATTTAATGG TGCGTGTAGTAGAAGCGCTCGGCAAGGAGATACCACTGAAGCTTTTCAAAGAAACACAGAAAATCGAAGCAGATGGAGGGATGCTTGTCATG AAAGGCTGGCGACGACGCACACCGGGCGGAGTGTTTCTTTTCCTGCTGAAGCACTGCGAGCAGGTGGATCCGGAGCTTAAAAAGACCATCTTCCAGGAGgacaaaaaagcgaaacagaaAGAGTGGAAGCTGACGAAAAGTTTGAACCGCGACAAAAAGGTGGAAGAGCTGAAGAAAACGCTTAACCGCCAGGTGGCAACGAACGATGCCGAGCAGCCATCGTTACCGATCATGTCGCATCTGAAGGCGGAAACACACAGCACGC tatcaaatccaccaccgtcaCCGGTGGGAGAGGAAAACTTCGAGGGTGGTTCCGATTTTGAGGCACGCAACATCCACGTAAACGTAACCACGAGCCCAGAAAAACCGTTGCACACAGCCGACAAAGATTTGGACGTCTGTCCCGAGGACACGTGCCGGCTACTGTTGCCGGACGGTCCGACACCGTTGCGCAGCTTGACCAGCTATCAAGAGGATTGTCTCGATATTACGTGTGATGATATGGATCTCTTTTAG